Proteins found in one Solitalea lacus genomic segment:
- a CDS encoding head GIN domain-containing protein — protein MKLRITTVLFFAFVFFLSACKGPCVKGSGNVIINNRLLTHFNELELSGAYTVELTQDSMQKVEVIADDNIQEYIKTTVSGDRLSVYNDKNFCINDKVIVKIHLKELTNVEVSGAVDVKMMNQFTVDHLNFKSSGATNSILNVNTKSIDAKISGAGKIEFKGQTADCNIAISGAAKIRAFSLITNKCTIDISGAGDTEVNVLSELNVSASGASKVRYKGNPAKINKQAQGASSVEKAE, from the coding sequence ATGAAATTGAGAATTACTACCGTTTTATTCTTTGCATTTGTCTTTTTTCTATCAGCCTGTAAGGGGCCTTGTGTTAAAGGCTCTGGTAATGTTATAATTAACAATAGGTTGTTAACCCATTTTAATGAACTTGAATTAAGTGGTGCTTACACTGTTGAACTCACACAAGATTCCATGCAAAAGGTTGAAGTTATTGCAGATGATAACATACAGGAATACATAAAAACAACTGTAAGCGGTGACCGGCTCAGCGTTTATAACGACAAGAATTTCTGCATAAATGATAAAGTAATTGTGAAAATCCATTTAAAGGAATTGACAAACGTTGAGGTGTCTGGCGCTGTAGACGTTAAAATGATGAATCAATTTACAGTTGATCATCTTAATTTTAAATCTTCAGGAGCGACAAACTCTATATTAAATGTTAATACAAAATCAATTGATGCGAAAATAAGTGGGGCTGGTAAAATCGAATTTAAAGGACAAACAGCTGATTGTAATATTGCTATCTCAGGGGCTGCTAAAATAAGAGCATTTAGCCTGATTACAAATAAATGTACAATAGATATTAGTGGCGCAGGTGATACAGAAGTAAATGTACTTTCTGAATTAAATGTTTCGGCAAGCGGAGCAAGTAAAGTGCGTTATAAAGGCAATCCAGCTAAAATCAATAAGCAAGCTCAGGGAGCGTCTTCAGTTGAGAAAGCAGAATAA
- a CDS encoding MFS transporter encodes MLTKSNKKTIRAWAMYDWANSVYSLTITSAIFPVYYNAVTTHNGNDTIQFFGIDFVNTALYSYSISFAFLIVALVSPLLSGIADYSGSKKSFMKFFCYLGSLACVGLFFFDRNTIELGIICSILACVGYAGSIVFYNAYLPEIALPHEQDAVSAKGYSYGYIGSVLLLVINLAMIQFPDVFHIPSGDFPARLSFLMVGLWWAGFAQITFAHMPKSPNTEKVTKNKLFNGYRELKKVWNELKHLPRLQKFLLAFFFYNMSVQSIMYVATLFGTKELKMQDSQLIATIFIIQLVAVGGSYLFSWLSAQFGNIQTLILAVIVWIGIGSMAYFIQTATQFMLLAIFVGLVMGGIQALSRSTYSKLLPETIDTTSYFSFYDVTEKVSLVIGTFLYGYIEVLTGSMRGSVLFFTMIFIVGLFLLTRLVKVPVLQAISKAVRSSMN; translated from the coding sequence ATGTTGACTAAATCAAACAAGAAAACGATTAGAGCCTGGGCAATGTATGACTGGGCCAATTCAGTTTATTCATTAACAATTACTTCGGCAATTTTTCCGGTATATTACAATGCTGTTACTACCCACAATGGTAATGATACTATTCAATTTTTTGGGATCGATTTTGTAAATACAGCTCTTTATTCCTATTCCATATCCTTTGCTTTTTTAATTGTTGCATTAGTAAGCCCGCTACTTTCAGGTATTGCAGATTATAGTGGAAGTAAGAAAAGTTTCATGAAATTCTTCTGTTATTTGGGCTCATTAGCATGTGTTGGACTGTTTTTCTTTGATCGTAATACGATTGAATTAGGTATTATTTGTAGCATTCTTGCATGTGTTGGCTATGCGGGTAGCATTGTCTTTTATAATGCTTATTTGCCGGAAATTGCTTTGCCTCATGAACAGGATGCAGTCTCTGCAAAGGGATACTCTTACGGATACATAGGAAGCGTACTGCTCTTGGTAATTAATCTGGCAATGATTCAGTTTCCTGATGTGTTTCATATTCCTTCTGGTGATTTTCCGGCACGACTATCGTTTTTAATGGTCGGACTTTGGTGGGCTGGGTTTGCACAAATTACTTTTGCTCATATGCCTAAATCCCCTAACACAGAAAAAGTTACTAAAAACAAACTTTTTAATGGTTATAGGGAATTAAAAAAAGTGTGGAATGAATTAAAGCATTTGCCTCGTTTGCAAAAGTTTTTATTGGCATTTTTCTTCTATAACATGAGCGTACAATCAATTATGTATGTTGCCACGTTATTCGGAACCAAAGAGCTTAAAATGCAAGATTCACAACTTATTGCGACTATTTTTATAATCCAGTTGGTTGCCGTTGGTGGTTCATATTTATTCTCATGGTTATCCGCTCAATTTGGGAATATTCAAACGTTAATTTTGGCTGTAATTGTTTGGATAGGCATTGGATCAATGGCTTATTTTATACAAACTGCCACTCAGTTTATGCTTTTAGCCATTTTTGTGGGCTTGGTTATGGGAGGAATTCAGGCATTGTCTCGTTCAACTTATTCAAAGCTTTTGCCTGAAACGATTGACACTACCTCATACTTTAGTTTTTATGATGTAACTGAAAAAGTTTCTTTAGTTATTGGAACATTTTTGTATGGTTATATAGAAGTTCTTACAGGTAGTATGCGTGGATCGGTATTATTTTTCACCATGATATTTATCGTTGGATTATTTTTGTTGACCCGCTTAGTAAAAGTGCCTGTCTTGCAAGCAATTTCAAAAGCAGTAAGATCCTCAATGAATTAA
- a CDS encoding (Fe-S)-binding protein codes for MKVELFIPCFIDQIHPETAFNTIKVLEKLGCKVSYNDNQTCCGQPAFNSGFWDEAKEVGSKFLDDFTAQNYIVGPSGSCVGMVKNYYNDLFTNALSHNKCRAVQNSIYELSDFIVNVLKKEEVGAKLPGKAVYHDSCGALRECKIKNEPRKLLKNVEGLELVEMNDVEVCCGFGGTFSVKFEAISSAMAEQKINNALATGANYIISTDTSCLMHLQGYIEKNDLPIRTMHIADVLASGW; via the coding sequence ATGAAAGTTGAGCTCTTTATACCTTGTTTTATTGATCAAATACATCCCGAAACTGCCTTTAACACAATAAAAGTTTTAGAAAAACTGGGATGCAAGGTTTCTTATAATGATAATCAAACATGTTGCGGTCAGCCAGCCTTTAACTCGGGTTTTTGGGATGAAGCTAAAGAAGTAGGAAGCAAATTTTTAGATGATTTTACAGCTCAAAACTACATTGTTGGGCCTTCTGGATCTTGTGTAGGTATGGTGAAGAATTACTATAATGATTTATTTACCAATGCGCTTTCTCATAATAAATGTAGGGCAGTTCAAAATTCGATTTATGAACTTTCCGATTTTATAGTTAATGTGTTAAAGAAGGAAGAAGTAGGAGCGAAGCTACCCGGAAAAGCTGTTTATCATGATTCATGCGGAGCTTTAAGAGAATGTAAAATTAAAAATGAACCACGTAAGTTGTTGAAAAATGTAGAGGGGTTAGAGTTAGTTGAGATGAATGATGTGGAGGTTTGTTGTGGTTTTGGTGGAACATTCTCTGTTAAGTTTGAAGCCATTTCATCGGCGATGGCCGAACAAAAAATAAACAATGCACTTGCAACAGGTGCCAATTATATTATCTCAACTGATACTTCCTGTCTAATGCATCTGCAAGGTTACATTGAGAAAAATGATCTGCCAATAAGAACCATGCATATAGCCGACGTACTTGCAAGCGGCTGGTAG
- a CDS encoding DoxX family protein yields the protein MKKFLFSVKPIALDLGLLLFRAGFGICMFLLHGLPKLMNFSKYASKFPDILKIGSKYSLLAAIFAEVFCSILLVMGLASRLAVIFLIITMGVAFFIVQKADSLATKEMSLLYLVAFGTLFFTGPGKYSIDANLK from the coding sequence ATGAAGAAATTTTTGTTTTCAGTAAAACCTATAGCTCTCGATTTGGGTTTGCTCTTATTTAGAGCAGGCTTTGGTATATGCATGTTTTTATTGCATGGTTTACCCAAATTGATGAACTTTTCTAAATATGCCTCCAAATTTCCTGATATATTAAAGATTGGATCGAAATACTCATTGCTAGCTGCAATATTTGCGGAGGTTTTCTGTTCAATATTATTAGTAATGGGGCTTGCCAGTAGATTGGCAGTTATCTTTCTAATTATAACAATGGGCGTTGCTTTTTTTATAGTTCAAAAAGCAGATTCATTAGCAACAAAGGAAATGTCATTACTTTATTTGGTAGCCTTTGGAACCTTATTTTTTACTGGACCTGGTAAATATTCTATTGATGCCAATTTGAAATAA
- a CDS encoding phosphatase PAP2 family protein, producing the protein MYIKVSILIFLFVLISGFSIAQNVDVETLLELQEHRNPIEQKGLTFITNTAGPICIALPAGLFISGVISKDNSQKQAALKMGVSLAVSEGITYSLKSIVHRNRPYESYPFITPASVQGNYSFPSGHTSAAFATATSLSLSYPKWQVIVPVYTWATLVGYSRCYLGVHYPSDVLAGALVGASSAYLSHVGQKILSKNHNHRHVDPEPYLIDN; encoded by the coding sequence ATGTATATAAAAGTTTCAATACTTATTTTTTTGTTTGTATTGATTTCAGGATTTTCTATTGCTCAAAATGTTGATGTTGAGACTTTGCTGGAGTTACAAGAACACAGAAATCCAATAGAACAAAAAGGGCTTACATTTATTACTAATACCGCTGGTCCAATTTGCATTGCACTCCCTGCCGGATTGTTTATTTCAGGAGTGATTTCTAAAGATAATAGTCAAAAACAAGCTGCCTTAAAAATGGGTGTTTCCTTAGCTGTTTCGGAAGGAATTACATATTCTTTGAAAAGTATCGTCCATAGAAATAGGCCTTATGAAAGCTATCCGTTTATTACCCCTGCCAGTGTACAAGGGAATTACTCTTTCCCATCAGGTCATACTTCTGCAGCTTTTGCAACCGCTACCTCATTAAGTCTTAGTTATCCCAAATGGCAGGTTATTGTACCTGTATATACATGGGCAACATTGGTTGGTTATTCTCGTTGCTATTTAGGTGTGCATTATCCCAGCGATGTATTGGCTGGAGCCTTAGTGGGAGCATCCTCTGCCTATTTAAGTCACGTTGGACAAAAAATATTAAGTAAGAACCACAATCATAGACATGTGGATCCCGAGCCTTACTTGATTGATAACTAA
- a CDS encoding response regulator has translation MSQLTFPQFDIERIMIAKPKLLSNSQKEVLDQIPFAIYDVDELGICHYVNSECERLTGYPKHALLFNNWRNIIHPDDLTYVLSTLSSSAQKKTDYNLSYRIIHPTGHIKYIHNDMRMVAESISGRVHYLGTATDITDQKTTEEKIRRNDAQLQALIRSLNDIVFEINDQLEYENVWVNDESILFTSREQILHKKISEAVPNEFGRRMESMAKHVLDSGETINCEYPTHHHGQNLWYNAKISLIHDDVQQSKRLLITIQDITIQKNFEKELIRAKEAAEQAAKAKEEFLSVMSHEIRTPINSVIGIAHLLLDEYNDTAQHESLMILKSSAENLLGLVNEILDFNKIETGKIELEKVSFNLNELIKNASKPFDLKAKEKNIYFEVFVDEKIPGVLIGDPIRINQILNNLLGNALKFTIEGAVKLNVRVLCETENEVDIQFDICDTGIGIAEADLERIFESFTQAESSTTRKFGGSGLGLAITKRLLLLHNSQISVNSKLNEGSVFSFNIKFQKLYYALSQPTGQSRNISKVYNLQGMKVLLVEDNQMNALVGRRFLTKWNIEVDMAENGLIAVNKCRDQHYDMIIMDLQMPEMDGFQASREIRKFNPNIPIIAFTADVMPHITEKIKQCGMNDYLSKPFMPDILFNKISKYYSANNAIIK, from the coding sequence ATGAGCCAATTAACCTTTCCGCAATTTGATATAGAAAGAATCATGATTGCAAAACCAAAGTTACTCAGCAATTCGCAAAAGGAGGTTTTGGATCAAATTCCGTTCGCAATTTATGATGTTGATGAATTGGGCATTTGTCACTATGTAAACTCTGAATGTGAACGATTGACTGGTTATCCAAAGCATGCATTATTGTTCAATAATTGGCGCAATATTATTCATCCCGATGATTTGACTTACGTATTATCAACCTTATCATCCAGTGCACAAAAAAAGACAGATTATAATTTATCGTACAGAATAATACATCCTACCGGTCATATTAAATATATACATAATGATATGCGTATGGTGGCCGAATCAATCAGCGGACGAGTACATTATTTAGGAACAGCAACAGACATTACAGATCAAAAAACAACAGAGGAGAAAATAAGAAGAAACGATGCGCAATTACAGGCCCTTATACGTTCCCTAAATGATATAGTTTTTGAAATAAACGATCAGCTTGAGTATGAAAATGTTTGGGTGAATGATGAATCCATCTTATTTACATCTCGAGAACAAATATTACATAAAAAAATTAGCGAAGCCGTGCCCAATGAATTTGGTCGTAGAATGGAGTCAATGGCTAAGCATGTACTTGATTCAGGCGAAACAATTAACTGTGAATATCCGACCCACCATCATGGACAAAATTTATGGTATAATGCTAAAATCTCATTAATCCATGATGATGTTCAACAATCAAAACGTTTATTGATTACCATACAAGACATAACAATACAGAAAAACTTTGAGAAAGAGCTAATCAGGGCAAAAGAAGCAGCTGAGCAAGCAGCAAAAGCAAAAGAAGAGTTTTTATCCGTAATGAGTCATGAAATTCGTACTCCAATTAACTCAGTTATTGGAATTGCTCATTTGTTACTTGATGAATATAATGATACCGCACAGCATGAGTCACTGATGATCTTAAAATCCTCCGCGGAAAATTTATTGGGTTTAGTCAATGAAATTCTTGATTTCAACAAAATAGAAACCGGTAAAATCGAACTGGAAAAAGTTAGTTTTAACCTTAACGAATTAATAAAGAATGCATCAAAACCCTTTGATTTAAAAGCGAAAGAAAAAAACATTTATTTCGAGGTATTTGTTGACGAAAAAATACCGGGAGTTCTTATTGGAGACCCTATTCGAATTAATCAAATTTTAAATAATCTATTAGGCAATGCTTTAAAATTCACAATTGAAGGCGCTGTAAAATTAAATGTAAGAGTGCTTTGTGAAACAGAAAATGAAGTCGATATTCAATTTGATATTTGCGATACAGGAATTGGAATTGCAGAAGCTGATCTTGAACGAATTTTTGAAAGCTTTACGCAAGCAGAATCATCAACTACGAGAAAATTTGGAGGCTCAGGTTTGGGCTTAGCTATCACCAAACGCTTATTGTTACTTCACAACAGCCAAATAAGCGTTAACAGTAAGCTTAATGAAGGGTCTGTTTTTAGTTTTAACATAAAATTCCAGAAACTTTATTATGCACTATCTCAACCAACCGGCCAATCCAGAAATATATCTAAAGTTTACAATTTACAAGGAATGAAAGTTTTATTAGTAGAAGACAACCAAATGAATGCCTTGGTTGGACGTCGTTTTTTAACCAAATGGAATATAGAAGTTGATATGGCTGAAAACGGTTTGATTGCAGTAAACAAGTGCAGGGACCAACATTATGATATGATTATAATGGATTTACAAATGCCTGAAATGGATGGATTTCAAGCAAGCAGAGAAATCCGGAAATTTAATCCCAATATTCCGATTATTGCTTTTACAGCTGATGTAATGCCCCATATAACTGAAAAAATTAAACAATGTGGCATGAACGATTACTTATCCAAGCCCTTTATGCCGGATATCCTCTTCAATAAGATTTCTAAATATTATAGTGCCAATAATGCTATAATCAAATAA
- the thrS gene encoding threonine--tRNA ligase, which yields MIKITLPDGSVREFEQGVTSLQIAQSISEGLARNVLAAEVNGEIWDATRPIDNDSTIKLLTWNDQGGKSTFWHSSAHLMAEALEALYPGIKLGIGPAIETGFYYDIDFGNHQFSSDNFEQVEKKMIELAKTKEEYKRSDVSKNDATKYFTEKGDQYKLELIDGLEDGNITFYQQGNFTDLCKGPHIPNTGFIKAAKLMSVAGAYWRGDEKNKQLTRVYAVTFPKASELTEYLTLIEEAKKRDHRKLGKELELFTFSEKVGVGLPLWLPKGAALRERLIQFLSKAQVKAGYEQVITPHIAQKELYITSGHYEKYGKDSFQPIRTPNEDEEFFLKPMNCPHHCEIYKSKPRSYKDLPVRYAEFGTVYRYEQSGELHGLTRVRGFTQDDAHLFCRPDQVKEEFEKVIDLVLYVFKALGFEDYIAQVSLRDPENKDKYIGSDDNWERAEAAIVEAAAEKGLKTVVELGEAAFYGPKLDFMVKDALGRKWQLGTIQVDYNLPERFQLEYTGSDNLKHRPVMIHRAPFGSMERFVAVLIEHCAGNFPLWLTPEQYIILPISEKYADYAKKLSEDLNIYDIRGLIDNRDEKIGKKIRDAEIKKIPYMLIVGEKEQEENTVSVRRHGAGDLGSLNINQFVELIKNETAI from the coding sequence ATGATTAAAATCACACTTCCCGACGGCTCAGTCCGCGAATTTGAACAAGGGGTAACCAGCTTACAGATAGCTCAATCCATTAGTGAAGGATTGGCCCGTAATGTTTTGGCTGCCGAAGTTAATGGTGAAATTTGGGATGCTACTCGTCCTATTGACAATGATTCGACCATTAAATTATTAACATGGAATGATCAGGGAGGTAAATCCACCTTTTGGCATTCTTCAGCGCATTTAATGGCTGAAGCATTGGAAGCGTTATATCCTGGAATAAAATTAGGTATCGGTCCGGCAATTGAAACCGGATTTTACTACGATATTGATTTTGGTAATCATCAATTTTCTTCTGACAACTTTGAACAAGTTGAGAAGAAAATGATAGAACTTGCTAAAACCAAAGAGGAATATAAACGTTCTGATGTATCAAAAAATGATGCAACTAAGTACTTCACCGAAAAAGGCGATCAATATAAGCTGGAGCTAATTGATGGTCTTGAGGATGGAAATATTACGTTCTATCAGCAAGGTAACTTTACTGATCTTTGTAAAGGCCCTCATATTCCTAATACCGGCTTTATCAAAGCAGCTAAATTAATGAGTGTTGCAGGAGCTTACTGGCGTGGCGACGAAAAGAATAAACAGTTAACCCGTGTTTATGCGGTTACCTTCCCTAAAGCAAGTGAATTAACAGAGTATTTGACTTTAATTGAAGAGGCCAAAAAACGTGATCATCGTAAGTTGGGCAAAGAGTTAGAGTTGTTCACCTTTTCGGAGAAAGTAGGAGTGGGTTTGCCTTTATGGTTGCCTAAAGGTGCGGCTTTGCGAGAGCGTTTAATTCAGTTTTTATCCAAGGCTCAGGTTAAAGCAGGTTATGAACAAGTGATTACCCCTCATATTGCCCAAAAAGAACTTTATATAACTTCAGGGCACTATGAAAAATATGGTAAGGATTCTTTCCAGCCAATTCGTACCCCAAATGAAGATGAAGAGTTCTTCTTAAAACCAATGAATTGCCCGCATCACTGCGAGATTTATAAGTCCAAACCTCGTTCTTATAAGGATCTGCCGGTACGTTATGCAGAGTTTGGTACGGTATACCGTTATGAACAAAGTGGAGAATTACATGGGTTGACACGCGTTCGTGGGTTTACTCAAGATGATGCGCATTTATTCTGTCGTCCTGATCAGGTAAAAGAAGAATTTGAAAAAGTAATTGATCTGGTGTTGTATGTTTTCAAAGCATTAGGTTTTGAAGACTATATAGCGCAAGTATCATTGAGAGATCCGGAAAATAAGGATAAATACATTGGCTCTGATGACAACTGGGAGCGTGCAGAAGCGGCTATTGTTGAAGCTGCAGCTGAGAAGGGCTTAAAAACTGTTGTGGAATTGGGAGAGGCTGCATTTTATGGGCCGAAGCTTGATTTCATGGTGAAAGATGCATTGGGTCGGAAATGGCAATTAGGAACTATCCAGGTTGATTATAACTTACCAGAACGTTTTCAGCTGGAATATACAGGAAGCGATAACCTAAAGCATCGCCCGGTAATGATTCACAGAGCTCCATTTGGGTCGATGGAACGCTTTGTTGCCGTACTGATTGAGCATTGCGCTGGAAATTTCCCATTGTGGTTAACACCAGAGCAATACATTATTTTGCCTATCAGTGAAAAATATGCTGATTATGCAAAAAAACTTTCAGAAGATTTAAATATTTACGATATTCGCGGCTTGATCGATAATAGGGATGAAAAGATCGGTAAGAAGATTAGAGATGCCGAGATTAAAAAGATTCCTTATATGCTGATTGTTGGCGAAAAAGAGCAGGAAGAAAATACAGTTTCAGTTCGTCGTCACGGAGCCGGAGATTTAGGCTCGCTGAACATCAATCAGTTTGTCGAATTAATTAAAAATGAAACAGCAATTTAA
- the infC gene encoding translation initiation factor IF-3 translates to MPTKKQAEHRINEFIRGVDTVRMVGENVEQGVYPLAKAMEIAEELGLDLVEISPNAEPPVCRVVDYNKFIYEQKKKQKEIKANAQKTVIKEIRFGPNTDDHDFEFKLKHAIKFLEAGEKVRSYVHFKGRAIVYKEQGEILLLKFAQALEEVGKVEQLPKLEGKRMFLIVAPKNKK, encoded by the coding sequence ATGCCAACCAAAAAACAGGCAGAACACAGAATAAACGAATTTATTCGCGGTGTAGATACCGTTCGTATGGTAGGTGAGAATGTTGAACAAGGTGTGTATCCATTGGCAAAGGCGATGGAAATTGCTGAGGAGTTGGGTTTGGATTTGGTTGAAATTTCGCCTAATGCTGAGCCACCTGTTTGTCGAGTAGTTGACTATAATAAATTCATCTACGAACAAAAGAAAAAACAAAAGGAAATTAAAGCCAATGCTCAAAAAACAGTTATCAAAGAGATTCGTTTCGGACCGAATACTGATGACCACGATTTTGAGTTTAAGTTAAAACATGCTATTAAATTCCTTGAGGCAGGTGAAAAAGTGCGTTCTTACGTTCACTTTAAAGGGCGTGCCATTGTTTATAAAGAACAAGGTGAGATACTTTTGTTGAAATTTGCGCAAGCTTTAGAGGAAGTAGGAAAGGTAGAACAACTGCCTAAATTAGAAGGTAAGCGTATGTTCTTAATCGTTGCTCCGAAGAATAAGAAATAA
- the rpmI gene encoding 50S ribosomal protein L35 codes for MPKLKTNSSAKKRFSLTGTGKIKRKCAFKSHILTKKTTKQKRNLTQAALVDKADMGNVKRMLCIGK; via the coding sequence ATGCCTAAGTTGAAAACCAACTCCAGCGCTAAAAAACGTTTTAGCCTAACTGGAACCGGTAAGATTAAAAGAAAATGTGCTTTCAAAAGCCACATTTTGACCAAAAAAACCACAAAACAAAAGCGTAACCTTACTCAAGCTGCTTTAGTTGATAAAGCTGATATGGGTAACGTTAAACGAATGCTTTGTATTGGTAAATAA
- the rplT gene encoding 50S ribosomal protein L20, which produces MPRSVNVVAARRRRKKILKLAKGYWGSRSKVFTIAKNTVEKGLQYAYRDRKVKKREFRALWIQRINAGVRQHGLSYSAFMGKIHTKNIGLNRKVLADLAMNNPEAFKAVVDAVK; this is translated from the coding sequence ATGCCAAGATCGGTTAACGTTGTTGCGGCTCGCCGTCGCAGAAAAAAAATCCTTAAGCTAGCCAAGGGCTACTGGGGTTCAAGAAGTAAGGTGTTTACCATTGCAAAAAACACCGTAGAAAAAGGTTTGCAATATGCTTACCGCGATAGAAAAGTTAAAAAACGCGAATTCCGTGCATTATGGATTCAGCGTATCAACGCTGGTGTTCGTCAGCATGGCTTGTCATATTCTGCCTTCATGGGTAAAATTCATACTAAAAACATCGGTTTAAACCGTAAGGTTTTAGCTGACTTAGCTATGAACAACCCTGAAGCTTTCAAAGCAGTTGTTGACGCTGTGAAATAA
- a CDS encoding transposase, translating to MLDTKPVSCKSLGDYYHVDGKLLEEQYVHFLSDYMTWDQREHAEEWMLFEENLGEYISIDETALSQGELYTVITNKAAKGKKGALIAMVKGTKSEDVRKVLERISARKRNNVKEVTLDMAPTMERIAKHSFPKASLVTDRFHVQKLAYEAVQDMRIQYRWQAIEQENKEIELGKETGMRYIPEVLDNGDTIKQLLARSRYLLFKPESKWTPTQRRRAELLFERYPDLERAYELALQLGRVFHSTKDKGLGFTRLAQWYDKAEKAGFKSFQTIARSIQSHYLTILNYFDNRSTNASAESFNAKIKAFRSAFRGVRNNSFFLFRLSNIYA from the coding sequence TTGCTCGACACCAAGCCCGTTAGCTGTAAAAGCCTGGGAGATTATTATCATGTGGATGGAAAGCTTTTAGAGGAACAATATGTTCATTTTTTAAGCGATTATATGACCTGGGATCAGCGGGAACACGCCGAAGAATGGATGTTGTTTGAAGAGAACCTGGGGGAATACATCAGTATTGATGAAACGGCCCTGTCCCAAGGAGAACTGTACACGGTCATTACCAATAAGGCTGCCAAAGGCAAAAAGGGGGCTTTAATAGCCATGGTAAAAGGCACCAAGAGTGAGGATGTCAGGAAGGTTCTGGAACGCATATCGGCTCGAAAAAGAAACAACGTCAAGGAAGTGACCCTGGACATGGCCCCTACCATGGAACGGATTGCCAAGCATTCATTTCCTAAAGCAAGTTTGGTAACCGACCGCTTTCATGTACAAAAACTGGCATATGAGGCCGTTCAGGACATGCGGATTCAATATCGTTGGCAAGCCATTGAACAAGAAAATAAGGAAATCGAACTGGGAAAGGAAACAGGAATGCGGTACATCCCCGAAGTGCTGGACAACGGCGATACCATCAAACAGTTGCTTGCCAGAAGCCGGTATCTCTTATTCAAACCGGAAAGCAAATGGACGCCCACCCAAAGGAGACGAGCTGAACTTTTATTCGAAAGATACCCTGATTTAGAAAGAGCCTATGAACTGGCCCTTCAGCTTGGAAGGGTTTTCCATTCCACCAAAGACAAAGGGCTGGGCTTTACAAGGCTTGCCCAATGGTACGATAAAGCGGAGAAAGCCGGATTTAAGTCATTCCAAACGATAGCCAGGTCCATACAATCCCACTATTTAACCATCCTGAATTACTTTGACAACCGAAGCACCAATGCTTCAGCCGAGTCATTTAATGCCAAGATCAAAGCCTTCAGATCTGCCTTTAGAGGCGTCAGAAACAACAGCTTCTTTCTTTTTAGATTATCGAATATTTATGCTTAA
- a CDS encoding transposase family protein, with product MQGEDFSLIQLILPSGILDYFIISKVAHSEKAIHIHLKEKNEVPDEFRHERLISKGFFDEIQVQDFPIRGKAVYLLIKRRRWINESTGNTVFRNWEHVAKGTRMTKEFAAFLKVIARHQAR from the coding sequence ATGCAAGGTGAAGATTTCAGTTTAATCCAATTAATACTTCCTAGCGGGATCCTGGATTATTTTATCATTTCCAAGGTTGCTCACTCGGAGAAAGCAATTCATATTCATTTAAAGGAAAAGAATGAAGTACCGGATGAATTCCGTCATGAACGTTTAATTTCCAAAGGTTTTTTTGATGAAATTCAGGTGCAGGATTTCCCCATTCGCGGCAAAGCGGTCTATTTGTTGATCAAGCGTCGAAGATGGATCAATGAAAGTACCGGAAATACCGTGTTCCGCAATTGGGAACACGTTGCCAAAGGAACGCGAATGACCAAGGAATTCGCGGCTTTTTTAAAAGTTATTGCTCGACACCAAGCCCGTTAG
- the rnhA gene encoding ribonuclease HI, translating to MIEIFTDGASSGNPGPGGYGVILRSGKHYKELSAGFRKTTNNRMELLAVIVGLEALKADNQQVLIFSDSKYVVDAVEKGWVFGWQKKGYKDKKNPDLWERFLRIYRKHQVKFQWIRGHAGHPENERCDELAVAAAKNPQFIDTIFERDEKLSL from the coding sequence ATGATTGAAATATTTACCGATGGGGCATCAAGCGGTAATCCCGGTCCTGGCGGATATGGAGTGATTCTTCGTTCAGGTAAACACTACAAGGAACTATCTGCAGGATTTCGTAAAACTACCAATAACCGTATGGAGTTGTTAGCTGTGATTGTGGGTTTGGAAGCACTTAAAGCCGACAATCAACAGGTGCTTATTTTCTCTGATTCAAAATATGTAGTTGATGCAGTAGAAAAAGGATGGGTATTTGGCTGGCAGAAGAAAGGGTATAAGGACAAAAAGAACCCTGATTTATGGGAGCGCTTTCTAAGGATTTATCGTAAACACCAAGTTAAATTCCAATGGATACGAGGGCATGCTGGTCATCCGGAAAATGAACGTTGTGATGAGCTGGCTGTTGCAGCAGCAAAAAATCCACAGTTTATTGATACTATTTTTGAACGTGACGAAAAACTCTCTCTTTAG